A window of Candidatus Hydrogenedentota bacterium contains these coding sequences:
- a CDS encoding serine hydrolase, translated as MKRILRKLLCFLLVVFLVLIIGSFSFLYWYVWRGSDVFAGYGAKLIASGVFVAGRTPESVREQELALLVPLRYRVNWEEKTVTAWIFKKYAKTAVYREGLGVAVAQDADIGSLQAQARPTLIRPRPDTADLPWPVGDTPSSKEKRVGVDYAKLEALMDDMFQLPAGFLKSHTRAFLVVYDDEIVAERYAEGFDADQRFAAWSATKSVFHALYGIAVKEGKLSIQEGIPFWQEPGDERAAITIDMVLRMSSGLDYNEFDFIPPTPLTTMLFLSPGAGVFAAMLPLNYPPDTHWAYASASTNLLSHTLRHIYGDEAYYELPYRGLFEKIGMNSAILEADAAGTFMGSSFMYATARDYARFGLLYLHDGVWQGERILPEGWIDYGRTPTPTAPNGNYGAHWWLVPDLSASGAPRELTADPAEIFWASGFEGQFIIVVPARKLVIVKLSLDLKAGGPRALVKEVLAAFPEEEKAAP; from the coding sequence ATGAAAAGAATCCTGCGCAAGTTGCTCTGCTTCTTATTGGTTGTCTTTCTTGTTCTGATTATCGGCAGTTTCTCATTCCTCTATTGGTATGTATGGCGCGGCTCCGACGTATTCGCCGGTTATGGCGCGAAATTGATTGCCTCCGGTGTGTTTGTTGCAGGCCGCACGCCGGAGTCCGTGAGAGAACAGGAGCTTGCCTTACTGGTGCCTCTACGATATAGGGTCAATTGGGAGGAGAAAACGGTCACCGCTTGGATTTTTAAAAAATATGCGAAGACCGCTGTCTATCGTGAAGGGCTGGGTGTTGCCGTGGCGCAAGATGCAGACATTGGATCGCTGCAGGCCCAGGCGCGGCCCACGTTGATCCGACCTCGGCCGGATACTGCCGACTTGCCCTGGCCCGTGGGCGATACGCCTTCGAGCAAGGAAAAACGAGTCGGAGTCGATTATGCGAAATTAGAGGCGCTCATGGATGATATGTTCCAACTGCCCGCCGGTTTCCTGAAAAGTCATACCCGTGCATTTCTTGTCGTCTACGACGATGAAATTGTGGCGGAGCGCTATGCTGAAGGCTTTGATGCCGATCAACGTTTTGCAGCGTGGTCTGCCACAAAAAGCGTCTTCCATGCACTCTATGGTATTGCCGTGAAAGAAGGGAAACTCTCCATTCAAGAGGGCATCCCTTTTTGGCAAGAGCCGGGCGACGAACGGGCTGCGATCACTATCGATATGGTCCTGCGCATGAGCAGCGGTCTGGATTACAATGAATTTGATTTCATTCCGCCCACCCCGCTGACAACCATGCTTTTCTTAAGTCCGGGCGCAGGCGTCTTTGCCGCAATGCTGCCCCTGAACTATCCGCCTGATACCCATTGGGCATATGCCAGCGCGAGCACCAATCTTTTGTCCCACACCCTGCGTCATATCTATGGCGACGAAGCCTATTATGAACTGCCCTACCGCGGTCTTTTTGAAAAGATCGGTATGAACAGTGCCATACTGGAAGCTGATGCTGCGGGCACCTTTATGGGCTCCTCCTTTATGTACGCTACGGCACGGGATTACGCGCGCTTTGGCTTGCTCTACCTCCATGATGGTGTGTGGCAAGGCGAACGTATCCTGCCTGAGGGCTGGATCGACTATGGGCGCACGCCCACCCCCACTGCGCCAAATGGCAACTATGGCGCCCACTGGTGGTTAGTCCCCGATCTTTCCGCTTCGGGCGCGCCGCGAGAACTAACTGCCGATCCGGCGGAGATCTTTTGGGCTTCCGGTTTCGAGGGACAGTTCATTATTGTGGTTCCGGCACGAAAACTGGTGATTGTAAAACTTTCGCTTGATCTCAAAGCCGGAGGACCCCGGGCACTGGTGAAAGAAGTATTGGCGGCATTTCCCGAAGAGGAAAAAGCTGCGCCCTAA
- the larE gene encoding ATP-dependent sacrificial sulfur transferase LarE has translation MNTAEHEALQKETRLIALLKEYGTVAVAYSGGVDSTYLGALAHKTLASQAHFYIADTPLIPRQELEEALNFAHQQQWQIEVFHFDALEDQRFLRNDELRCYYCKQSLFRVLAEIGKGKGISVLLHGENAEDRDDLTRVGMRAAEEAGILAPLAEVGFRKEEIRMRSRAHGLPTSEKAAFACLATRLPKDTPITRDLLHTIESTEALLRDLGCRQYRVRHHGDLCRIEVDPQDMALLIQPDHRLRILRHFRQLGYQHITLDLAGYESSGKKILG, from the coding sequence ATGAACACTGCCGAGCACGAGGCACTTCAAAAAGAAACGCGTCTCATCGCATTGCTGAAAGAATATGGCACTGTTGCCGTCGCTTATTCGGGCGGTGTGGATTCTACCTATTTGGGAGCGTTGGCTCACAAGACCTTAGCTTCACAAGCCCATTTCTACATTGCAGACACGCCGCTCATCCCGCGCCAAGAACTGGAAGAAGCCTTAAATTTTGCGCACCAACAGCAGTGGCAGATTGAAGTTTTCCACTTTGACGCTTTGGAAGACCAACGGTTTCTGCGCAACGACGAACTCCGCTGCTATTATTGTAAACAATCCTTATTTCGTGTTCTTGCCGAGATCGGAAAGGGCAAAGGGATTTCAGTGCTGTTGCACGGTGAAAATGCGGAGGATCGTGACGATCTGACACGGGTAGGTATGCGCGCCGCTGAAGAAGCCGGGATTCTCGCGCCCTTGGCGGAAGTCGGCTTTCGCAAAGAAGAAATCCGTATGCGCAGCCGTGCGCATGGGCTGCCCACGTCAGAAAAGGCGGCCTTTGCCTGCCTCGCCACCCGTCTGCCCAAAGATACGCCCATCACCCGTGATCTTCTCCACACCATCGAATCGACGGAAGCATTGCTGCGCGATCTTGGCTGTCGTCAATATCGCGTCCGTCATCACGGAGACCTTTGCCGTATAGAGGTCGATCCCCAAGACATGGCACTTCTGATTCAGCCCGATCACCGCCTCCGTATTCTGCGCCATTTTCGACAGCTGGGCTATCAACATATCACCTTGGATCTCGCCGGCTATGAGAGCAGCGGCAAAAAAATACTTGGCTGA
- a CDS encoding HEAT repeat domain-containing protein yields MRTHFILSLILFAVVGADYAATDPLTILQSDASQFEKLDACRLLATSGTTEAIPVLEALLTDEIFSDMARYALEPMPDAEAGAALRRALPLTSDRLRAGVVASLGVRRDRDGLFEIIPLLDSDTEAEVVREAAARSLGRIAAPAGIAVLWETAGRKDLSFALQSALADGLFFAAEALIEQGKGQDARLIYNRVFSLKAFPITTRAAALRGVLLSYGAAPRGLARLRKVLRSEEPAFFAAGLRAAQEMKQKKVVAQLLARLLPQLPADRKEAVIAVLGEIGQKTAGTALLKEAEEGATVLRVAAIDAAVRIAYKPVLPLLADLINDEDADLARAARNGIAYFPKNRGNATLRALLDSEDVVERQIAVELLGKGGLPTPAALLLEIAENDADEGVRLTALKGLRPYIDLPHAEQLLRHLKEARSEGERNAAEEGLRQLCEQKKNFDNVTLEITQAVYGDLSSGPQKDVTE; encoded by the coding sequence ATGCGTACGCATTTTATACTGAGCTTGATCCTTTTTGCCGTGGTTGGCGCCGACTACGCTGCCACTGACCCCTTAACGATCCTCCAATCGGATGCCTCTCAATTTGAGAAACTGGACGCCTGCCGGCTCCTCGCCACTTCCGGAACTACCGAAGCCATCCCTGTTTTGGAAGCTTTGCTCACCGATGAAATCTTTTCGGATATGGCGCGCTACGCCTTGGAACCCATGCCCGACGCTGAAGCGGGCGCCGCATTGCGTCGCGCGCTACCTCTCACTTCAGACCGGCTCAGGGCGGGTGTCGTCGCCTCTTTGGGTGTTCGCCGCGACCGTGACGGGCTCTTCGAAATCATCCCTTTACTGGACAGCGATACAGAGGCTGAGGTCGTCCGCGAGGCGGCGGCGCGCAGCCTCGGCCGCATCGCTGCGCCTGCAGGTATCGCCGTCTTATGGGAAACGGCAGGGCGTAAGGATCTCTCCTTTGCACTGCAAAGCGCCTTAGCCGACGGTCTTTTCTTTGCCGCAGAAGCCTTAATCGAGCAGGGCAAAGGTCAAGATGCGCGACTTATTTATAATCGTGTCTTCAGCTTAAAAGCATTTCCTATAACGACGCGCGCCGCTGCCTTGCGGGGCGTACTGCTCAGCTATGGCGCTGCACCGCGCGGACTGGCGCGTTTACGAAAAGTCCTGCGATCGGAAGAACCTGCTTTCTTTGCTGCGGGTCTGCGTGCTGCCCAAGAAATGAAACAGAAAAAAGTTGTTGCCCAACTCTTAGCGAGGCTGCTGCCCCAACTGCCCGCCGATCGCAAAGAAGCGGTCATTGCCGTATTGGGCGAAATCGGACAAAAGACGGCAGGAACTGCTTTATTGAAAGAGGCGGAAGAAGGCGCTACGGTGCTGCGTGTGGCAGCGATCGATGCCGCTGTACGAATCGCCTATAAACCTGTGCTCCCCTTATTGGCTGATCTCATCAATGACGAGGACGCCGATCTTGCCCGCGCCGCACGGAACGGCATCGCCTATTTCCCGAAGAACAGAGGGAATGCCACGCTGCGCGCCTTGTTGGATAGTGAGGACGTGGTGGAACGCCAAATCGCCGTGGAATTGCTGGGTAAAGGCGGACTCCCCACGCCGGCGGCATTACTCCTGGAGATAGCCGAAAATGATGCGGACGAGGGCGTTCGGCTGACAGCACTGAAAGGACTCCGCCCTTACATTGATCTTCCTCATGCGGAACAATTGCTGCGCCATTTAAAAGAAGCGCGTTCCGAAGGGGAAAGAAATGCCGCTGAAGAAGGACTGCGCCAACTCTGTGAACAAAAGAAGAATTTTGACAATGTCACCTTGGAAATAACCCAAGCTGTCTACGGCGATCTGTCGTCCGGGCCGCAAAAAGACGTGACCGAATAG
- a CDS encoding Gfo/Idh/MocA family oxidoreductase, with protein sequence MKKAMNRRSFMKRASVALAAPLIVPASALGRDGTIAPSERITAAGIGIRGRGMHDLHWMMRNPDVQFLAICDVQRKQRRAVKSEVDNFYGNQDCAMYSDMRDFFAERPDIDAVLIATGDRWHAQASIRAMRAGKDVYTEKPSTMTIAEGRAVVQTAATYGRVYQTGTQRLSEANHVFCIEMARTGRLGKVDTAYAHIAPWDSAKMPRQWKEAEPEPPKDEVDWDAWLGPCPWRPFNAAYIRGEWRDDYDFHTSCIGEWGAHTFAQAQMGIHMGESSPIRYSYVDNDSGDGMVCHFATGQKLIFSRGDQYWHGSCGELFDGERGWVAAADGYSRPDVSSPELLQEFDEVVGDYQARTGRALDHMRNFLDCVKSRQEPVANPRVMHHSMCTVHAANICMWLQRDLNYDPEAERFIDDDEANRYLSRAERAPWTL encoded by the coding sequence ATGAAGAAAGCAATGAACCGACGAAGTTTTATGAAACGAGCCTCCGTGGCATTGGCAGCGCCTTTGATTGTGCCTGCATCCGCCTTAGGCCGTGATGGCACCATCGCCCCTTCAGAACGCATTACGGCGGCAGGCATCGGTATCCGCGGCCGGGGTATGCATGATCTGCATTGGATGATGCGCAACCCGGATGTGCAATTTTTAGCCATCTGTGATGTGCAGAGAAAGCAGCGTCGCGCCGTCAAAAGTGAGGTGGATAATTTCTACGGCAACCAAGATTGCGCCATGTATTCGGACATGCGTGATTTTTTCGCCGAGCGCCCGGATATTGATGCGGTGTTGATCGCGACGGGCGATCGTTGGCACGCCCAAGCCTCGATCCGCGCCATGCGCGCGGGCAAAGATGTATACACGGAAAAACCTTCTACCATGACCATTGCCGAGGGGCGGGCTGTGGTGCAAACGGCGGCGACTTACGGGCGCGTATACCAAACCGGAACCCAACGGTTGAGTGAGGCAAACCATGTTTTTTGTATTGAGATGGCACGCACGGGCCGGCTGGGAAAAGTAGACACGGCCTATGCCCATATTGCGCCTTGGGATTCCGCGAAAATGCCGCGGCAGTGGAAGGAAGCTGAACCTGAACCGCCCAAAGATGAGGTGGACTGGGACGCTTGGTTGGGACCGTGTCCGTGGCGGCCCTTTAATGCCGCCTATATAAGAGGTGAGTGGCGCGACGATTATGATTTCCACACCAGCTGTATTGGTGAATGGGGCGCGCACACCTTCGCCCAAGCACAAATGGGCATTCATATGGGCGAAAGCTCGCCGATCCGTTACAGCTATGTGGACAATGACAGCGGCGATGGTATGGTCTGCCATTTTGCCACCGGACAAAAGCTGATCTTTTCGCGAGGCGACCAGTATTGGCACGGCTCCTGTGGTGAATTGTTTGACGGCGAACGGGGTTGGGTCGCTGCCGCCGACGGCTATTCTCGGCCTGATGTATCCTCTCCGGAATTGCTGCAGGAATTTGACGAAGTGGTAGGTGATTATCAAGCGCGAACCGGTCGCGCCCTCGATCACATGCGCAACTTCTTGGACTGTGTAAAATCGAGACAAGAACCGGTAGCCAACCCGCGCGTTATGCATCACTCCATGTGCACGGTCCACGCAGCAAATATCTGCATGTGGCTTCAGCGCGATTTGAACTACGATCCCGAAGCGGAACGCTTTATTGATGATGATGAGGCGAACCGGTATCTGTCGCGAGCCGAACGCGCTCCCTGGACCCTCTAA
- the nadA gene encoding quinolinate synthase NadA translates to MNTVAEDIAQLKRMRNAIVLAHNYTLGEVQDIADFSGDSLGLSRRAASTDADIIVFCGVHFMAETAAILSPHKKVLMPDSNAGCPMANMVTPRELAEMKAQHPDAIVVTYVNSSAAIKAMSDICCTSSNALDIVRRIPEDREILFVPDRNLGHYTGKMLNRDIILWKGFCPTHERILPEHVAAVQQEHPEALFVAHPECRPQVLDMADAVASTTGMLDFCAQNPAREFIIGTEIGLLHRLRADNPDKIFYPASTIADCPNMKLATLTKLKWCLEELSGEIVVDAAIAEQARKPIERMLDDVLLDRFLKDA, encoded by the coding sequence ATGAACACTGTTGCGGAAGATATTGCTCAATTAAAACGCATGAGAAATGCGATCGTTCTCGCCCATAATTATACGCTGGGAGAAGTTCAGGATATAGCTGACTTTTCCGGAGACAGCCTGGGGCTTTCCCGTCGGGCTGCTTCGACCGATGCCGATATCATCGTTTTTTGCGGCGTCCATTTCATGGCGGAAACAGCAGCGATTCTTTCACCACACAAAAAGGTGCTTATGCCTGACAGCAACGCGGGCTGTCCCATGGCCAACATGGTAACGCCTCGTGAGCTGGCAGAAATGAAAGCGCAACATCCCGATGCTATTGTGGTCACTTATGTCAATTCCTCAGCAGCCATCAAGGCCATGAGCGATATATGCTGCACCTCTTCCAATGCTTTGGATATTGTGCGGCGCATTCCCGAAGACCGAGAAATCCTTTTTGTTCCCGATCGCAATCTGGGTCATTATACGGGCAAAATGCTGAACCGTGACATTATTTTATGGAAGGGTTTTTGCCCCACCCATGAACGCATCTTACCCGAGCATGTAGCAGCTGTGCAGCAGGAGCATCCCGAAGCTTTATTTGTAGCCCATCCCGAGTGCCGACCGCAGGTGCTTGATATGGCCGACGCTGTTGCCAGTACCACGGGCATGCTCGACTTTTGCGCGCAGAATCCTGCACGCGAATTTATCATCGGCACAGAAATCGGTTTATTGCATCGGCTCCGTGCCGATAATCCGGACAAGATCTTTTATCCTGCGTCAACCATAGCCGATTGCCCAAACATGAAACTTGCGACACTGACCAAATTGAAATGGTGTCTTGAAGAGTTGTCCGGAGAAATCGTCGTCGATGCAGCTATTGCGGAACAAGCACGTAAACCGATAGAACGCATGTTGGATGATGTTCTCTTGGATCGTTTTTTAAAGGACGCATAA